Proteins found in one Oncorhynchus gorbuscha isolate QuinsamMale2020 ecotype Even-year linkage group LG15, OgorEven_v1.0, whole genome shotgun sequence genomic segment:
- the LOC123997487 gene encoding receptor-type tyrosine-protein phosphatase C-like isoform X1, whose translation MAGLYGLKILLLCTGLIELAICSAATIPPPGTVAITNKPPSIPITPLNSQTASISTTPPPINEQDKSNISTPSPTPSTKNANDSTGPLLPNTTTITTITTITTTATTTISPSLSSLTPTSNIITQASSQATLSNVTGDSSTSTSDPASTAVAQTQTSYPASTAVAQTQTSYPASTAVAQTQTSYPASTAVAQTQTSDPASTLTSTTAIPTGSQTKPTPPKCTYTVTPVIYGFQIDLKASTSDTYNILYQDESGQHMTVDHQTVNSTIVVSLKPCRKYTLTTIQPECELQGNSTLRTEKMDDLEFSTNTKPGYLCYVTKWDTSDAEWNSPVITWDKDNCFKLLDEHFCTNFTTNVAVPGGCSVNISKTIPITAEYSTVKHSPNLEYKNVLPVEIVWKNKPKNCSPKDLDIHYTCEGNSGSINLTDLEPFQKYNCSGKITHNSKVISTKSIDVEIKCEVDITKTSTNTNTSISLKWTNHSINCPRNTQLFHSCVSCRIGAEVKDCYTTDELHYDFNKLQPFTNYICSIEPRYKDMSYDTLKKVSKTIQTAPGVPDEVGGKPSVTYTQNNAFTIICEELKQVQWKGKEKWYIATITGSETKPQKQTKCNFTFADLGYLTDYTVQIVTYNGKYKSKPIETHITTRYNDKAVIGFLVFLIILTTLAPLFFLYKIYNPQRKTSNTTSETKTTVMFISGTVPLPRGFRGVKTDAWYTLR comes from the exons GCTCCGCAGCAACAATACCCCCACCAGGAACAGTAGCCATCACCAACAAACCCCCAAGCATTCCCATCACACCTTTAAACTCTCAGACAGCATCCATCTCAACCACTCCTCCACCCATAAATGAGCAAG ACAAAAGCAACATCTCCACTCCTTCACCCACACCATCCACCAAGAATGCAAACGACTCCACAG GCCCCTTACTTccaaacaccaccaccatcaccaccatcaccaccatcaccacgaCGGCCACTACAACCATCTCACCTTCACTCAGTTCGCTTACCCCCACCTCAAACATCATCACTCAGGCATCAAGCCAAGCTACCCTCTCCAACG TAACCGGCGACTCGAGCACAAGCACTTCTGACCCTGCAAGCACTGCAGTCGCCCAAACCCAGACATCTTACCCTGCAAGCACTGCAGTCGCCCAAACCCAGACATCTTACCCTGCAAGCACTGCAGTCGCCCAAACCCAGACATCTTACCCTGCAAGCACTGCAGTCGCCCAAACCCAGACATCTGACCCTGCAAGCACCCTGACTTCCACTACAGCTATCCCCACAG GCAGCCAGACTAAACCAACACCGCCAAAGT GTACATACACGGTCACGCCTGTCATCTATGGCTTTCAGATTGACTTAAAGGCCTCAACCTCCGACACATACAACATATTGTACCAGGATGAATCAGGACAACACATGACTGTTGACCATCAAACGGTGAACTCCACTATTGTGGTATCATTGAAGCCTTGCAGGAAATACACTTTGACAACGATTCAGCCTGAATGTGAACTCCAAGGAAATAGCACTCTGAGGACTGAGAAAATGG ATGACCTAGAGTTTTCCACCAACACGAAGCCGGGATATTTGTGTTATGTGACGAAATGGGATACCAGTGATGCTGAATGGAACAGTCCTGTTATCACCTGGGACAAAGACAACTGTTTTAAGCTTTTAGATGAACATTTCTGCACAAACTTCACAACCAATGTAGCTGTGCCTGGAGGTTGTAGTGTCAACATCAGCAAAACTATACCCATAACAGCAG AGTATTCTACAGTCAAACACTCTCCCAATCTGGAATACAAAAACGTACTCCCTGTTGAAATTGTATGGAAAAACAAGCCAAAAAACTGTAGCCCTAAAGATCTGGACATTCATTACACCTGTGAAG GAAACAGCGGGTCTATCAACTTGACTGATTTGGAACCCTTTCAGAAATACAACTGTAGTGGAAAGATTACTCACAACAGTAAAGTCATCAGTACCAAGTCCATTGACGTTGAAATCAAATGTG AAGTGGACATTACCAAAACGTCTACAAACACAAACACCTCCATAAGCCTTAAATGGACCAATCACAGCATTAACTGCCCCAGAAATACTCAGCTATTTCACTCCTGCGTTTCCTGTAGAATTGGGGCTGAAGTTAAAG ATTGTTACACCACGGATGAATTACATTATGATTTTAATAAATTGCAGCCGTTCACAAATTATATCTGTTCAATTGAGCCAAGGTACAAAGACATGAGCTACGATACACTCAAAAAAGTGTCTAAGACCATCCAAACTGCACCTGGAG TACCTGATGAGGTGGGGGGAAAACCGAGTGTGACTTATACTCAGAACAATGCTTTTACCATTATATGTGAGGAATTAAAGCAAGTTCAGTGGAAGGGAAAAGAGAAGTGGTACATTGCAACGATCACTGGGTCTGAGACAAAaccacaaaaacaaacaaaatgcaATTTTACATTTGCGGACCTCGGCTATTTAACAGACTACACAGTTCAG ATCGTTACATACAATGGGAAATACAAGAGTAAACCAATAGAAACACACATTACTACTCGCT ACAATGACAAAGCTGTGATTGGGTTCCTTGTGTTCCTCATCATCCTGACGACTCTGGctcccctcttctttctctacaAGATCTACAACCCGCAGCGCAAGACGTCCAA CACAACATCTGAGACAAAGACAACTGTCATGTTCATTAGTGGAACAGTTCCCTTGCCTCGAGGATTCAGAGGGGTAAAAACT GATGCTTGGTACACCCTTAGATGA
- the LOC123997487 gene encoding receptor-type tyrosine-protein phosphatase C-like isoform X2 gives MAGLYGLKILLLCTGLIELAICSAATIPPPGTVAITNKPPSIPITPLNSQTASISTTPPPINEQDKSNISTPSPTPSTKNANDSTGPLLPNTTTITTITTITTTATTTISPSLSSLTPTSNIITQASSQATLSNGSQTKPTPPKCTYTVTPVIYGFQIDLKASTSDTYNILYQDESGQHMTVDHQTVNSTIVVSLKPCRKYTLTTIQPECELQGNSTLRTEKMDDLEFSTNTKPGYLCYVTKWDTSDAEWNSPVITWDKDNCFKLLDEHFCTNFTTNVAVPGGCSVNISKTIPITAEYSTVKHSPNLEYKNVLPVEIVWKNKPKNCSPKDLDIHYTCEGNSGSINLTDLEPFQKYNCSGKITHNSKVISTKSIDVEIKCEVDITKTSTNTNTSISLKWTNHSINCPRNTQLFHSCVSCRIGAEVKDCYTTDELHYDFNKLQPFTNYICSIEPRYKDMSYDTLKKVSKTIQTAPGVPDEVGGKPSVTYTQNNAFTIICEELKQVQWKGKEKWYIATITGSETKPQKQTKCNFTFADLGYLTDYTVQIVTYNGKYKSKPIETHITTRYNDKAVIGFLVFLIILTTLAPLFFLYKIYNPQRKTSNTTSETKTTVMFISGTVPLPRGFRGVKTDAWYTLR, from the exons GCTCCGCAGCAACAATACCCCCACCAGGAACAGTAGCCATCACCAACAAACCCCCAAGCATTCCCATCACACCTTTAAACTCTCAGACAGCATCCATCTCAACCACTCCTCCACCCATAAATGAGCAAG ACAAAAGCAACATCTCCACTCCTTCACCCACACCATCCACCAAGAATGCAAACGACTCCACAG GCCCCTTACTTccaaacaccaccaccatcaccaccatcaccaccatcaccacgaCGGCCACTACAACCATCTCACCTTCACTCAGTTCGCTTACCCCCACCTCAAACATCATCACTCAGGCATCAAGCCAAGCTACCCTCTCCAACG GCAGCCAGACTAAACCAACACCGCCAAAGT GTACATACACGGTCACGCCTGTCATCTATGGCTTTCAGATTGACTTAAAGGCCTCAACCTCCGACACATACAACATATTGTACCAGGATGAATCAGGACAACACATGACTGTTGACCATCAAACGGTGAACTCCACTATTGTGGTATCATTGAAGCCTTGCAGGAAATACACTTTGACAACGATTCAGCCTGAATGTGAACTCCAAGGAAATAGCACTCTGAGGACTGAGAAAATGG ATGACCTAGAGTTTTCCACCAACACGAAGCCGGGATATTTGTGTTATGTGACGAAATGGGATACCAGTGATGCTGAATGGAACAGTCCTGTTATCACCTGGGACAAAGACAACTGTTTTAAGCTTTTAGATGAACATTTCTGCACAAACTTCACAACCAATGTAGCTGTGCCTGGAGGTTGTAGTGTCAACATCAGCAAAACTATACCCATAACAGCAG AGTATTCTACAGTCAAACACTCTCCCAATCTGGAATACAAAAACGTACTCCCTGTTGAAATTGTATGGAAAAACAAGCCAAAAAACTGTAGCCCTAAAGATCTGGACATTCATTACACCTGTGAAG GAAACAGCGGGTCTATCAACTTGACTGATTTGGAACCCTTTCAGAAATACAACTGTAGTGGAAAGATTACTCACAACAGTAAAGTCATCAGTACCAAGTCCATTGACGTTGAAATCAAATGTG AAGTGGACATTACCAAAACGTCTACAAACACAAACACCTCCATAAGCCTTAAATGGACCAATCACAGCATTAACTGCCCCAGAAATACTCAGCTATTTCACTCCTGCGTTTCCTGTAGAATTGGGGCTGAAGTTAAAG ATTGTTACACCACGGATGAATTACATTATGATTTTAATAAATTGCAGCCGTTCACAAATTATATCTGTTCAATTGAGCCAAGGTACAAAGACATGAGCTACGATACACTCAAAAAAGTGTCTAAGACCATCCAAACTGCACCTGGAG TACCTGATGAGGTGGGGGGAAAACCGAGTGTGACTTATACTCAGAACAATGCTTTTACCATTATATGTGAGGAATTAAAGCAAGTTCAGTGGAAGGGAAAAGAGAAGTGGTACATTGCAACGATCACTGGGTCTGAGACAAAaccacaaaaacaaacaaaatgcaATTTTACATTTGCGGACCTCGGCTATTTAACAGACTACACAGTTCAG ATCGTTACATACAATGGGAAATACAAGAGTAAACCAATAGAAACACACATTACTACTCGCT ACAATGACAAAGCTGTGATTGGGTTCCTTGTGTTCCTCATCATCCTGACGACTCTGGctcccctcttctttctctacaAGATCTACAACCCGCAGCGCAAGACGTCCAA CACAACATCTGAGACAAAGACAACTGTCATGTTCATTAGTGGAACAGTTCCCTTGCCTCGAGGATTCAGAGGGGTAAAAACT GATGCTTGGTACACCCTTAGATGA
- the LOC123997487 gene encoding receptor-type tyrosine-protein phosphatase C-like isoform X3, translating into MAGLYGLKILLLCTGLIELAICSAATIPPPGTVAITNKPPSIPITPLNSQTASISTTPPPINEQDKSNISTPSPTPSTKNANDSTGSQTKPTPPKCTYTVTPVIYGFQIDLKASTSDTYNILYQDESGQHMTVDHQTVNSTIVVSLKPCRKYTLTTIQPECELQGNSTLRTEKMDDLEFSTNTKPGYLCYVTKWDTSDAEWNSPVITWDKDNCFKLLDEHFCTNFTTNVAVPGGCSVNISKTIPITAEYSTVKHSPNLEYKNVLPVEIVWKNKPKNCSPKDLDIHYTCEGNSGSINLTDLEPFQKYNCSGKITHNSKVISTKSIDVEIKCEVDITKTSTNTNTSISLKWTNHSINCPRNTQLFHSCVSCRIGAEVKDCYTTDELHYDFNKLQPFTNYICSIEPRYKDMSYDTLKKVSKTIQTAPGVPDEVGGKPSVTYTQNNAFTIICEELKQVQWKGKEKWYIATITGSETKPQKQTKCNFTFADLGYLTDYTVQIVTYNGKYKSKPIETHITTRYNDKAVIGFLVFLIILTTLAPLFFLYKIYNPQRKTSNTTSETKTTVMFISGTVPLPRGFRGVKTDAWYTLR; encoded by the exons GCTCCGCAGCAACAATACCCCCACCAGGAACAGTAGCCATCACCAACAAACCCCCAAGCATTCCCATCACACCTTTAAACTCTCAGACAGCATCCATCTCAACCACTCCTCCACCCATAAATGAGCAAG ACAAAAGCAACATCTCCACTCCTTCACCCACACCATCCACCAAGAATGCAAACGACTCCACAG GCAGCCAGACTAAACCAACACCGCCAAAGT GTACATACACGGTCACGCCTGTCATCTATGGCTTTCAGATTGACTTAAAGGCCTCAACCTCCGACACATACAACATATTGTACCAGGATGAATCAGGACAACACATGACTGTTGACCATCAAACGGTGAACTCCACTATTGTGGTATCATTGAAGCCTTGCAGGAAATACACTTTGACAACGATTCAGCCTGAATGTGAACTCCAAGGAAATAGCACTCTGAGGACTGAGAAAATGG ATGACCTAGAGTTTTCCACCAACACGAAGCCGGGATATTTGTGTTATGTGACGAAATGGGATACCAGTGATGCTGAATGGAACAGTCCTGTTATCACCTGGGACAAAGACAACTGTTTTAAGCTTTTAGATGAACATTTCTGCACAAACTTCACAACCAATGTAGCTGTGCCTGGAGGTTGTAGTGTCAACATCAGCAAAACTATACCCATAACAGCAG AGTATTCTACAGTCAAACACTCTCCCAATCTGGAATACAAAAACGTACTCCCTGTTGAAATTGTATGGAAAAACAAGCCAAAAAACTGTAGCCCTAAAGATCTGGACATTCATTACACCTGTGAAG GAAACAGCGGGTCTATCAACTTGACTGATTTGGAACCCTTTCAGAAATACAACTGTAGTGGAAAGATTACTCACAACAGTAAAGTCATCAGTACCAAGTCCATTGACGTTGAAATCAAATGTG AAGTGGACATTACCAAAACGTCTACAAACACAAACACCTCCATAAGCCTTAAATGGACCAATCACAGCATTAACTGCCCCAGAAATACTCAGCTATTTCACTCCTGCGTTTCCTGTAGAATTGGGGCTGAAGTTAAAG ATTGTTACACCACGGATGAATTACATTATGATTTTAATAAATTGCAGCCGTTCACAAATTATATCTGTTCAATTGAGCCAAGGTACAAAGACATGAGCTACGATACACTCAAAAAAGTGTCTAAGACCATCCAAACTGCACCTGGAG TACCTGATGAGGTGGGGGGAAAACCGAGTGTGACTTATACTCAGAACAATGCTTTTACCATTATATGTGAGGAATTAAAGCAAGTTCAGTGGAAGGGAAAAGAGAAGTGGTACATTGCAACGATCACTGGGTCTGAGACAAAaccacaaaaacaaacaaaatgcaATTTTACATTTGCGGACCTCGGCTATTTAACAGACTACACAGTTCAG ATCGTTACATACAATGGGAAATACAAGAGTAAACCAATAGAAACACACATTACTACTCGCT ACAATGACAAAGCTGTGATTGGGTTCCTTGTGTTCCTCATCATCCTGACGACTCTGGctcccctcttctttctctacaAGATCTACAACCCGCAGCGCAAGACGTCCAA CACAACATCTGAGACAAAGACAACTGTCATGTTCATTAGTGGAACAGTTCCCTTGCCTCGAGGATTCAGAGGGGTAAAAACT GATGCTTGGTACACCCTTAGATGA